The Epinephelus lanceolatus isolate andai-2023 chromosome 1, ASM4190304v1, whole genome shotgun sequence genome has a window encoding:
- the LOC144462777 gene encoding inter-alpha-trypsin inhibitor heavy chain H3-like translates to MSGLQGVRLLLLWGSACLLLPGLAQGALVISGDHEALQETRGAARSLQKRSTNEAKVEVYSVKVDCTVTSRFAHTVMTSKARNKANFPQEIFFEMELPKTAFITNFSMEIDGQVYVGEVKEKEKAKKQYEKAVSSGQTAGLVKASGRKMEKFSVSVNIAAESNVTFILTYEELLQRKLGQYEILTRVKPQQRVQDFQIVTNIYEPQGISYVEAHATFLTNELLPLVEKVVTDNKAHISFSPTMEEQRKCPDCDGTLIDGDFVIKYDVNRAKSLGDIQIVNGYFVHFFAPPDLPRVPKNVVFVIDRSGSMSGRKIQQTRQALLAILKDLHEEDHFALIPFDSNVEFWRESLTKATKENVAEAMTYVRGIHDRGSTNMNDALLRGAEMLVKDRQEKKLPERSVDMIILLTDGMPDGGRSQLPIIQENMRSAIGGNMSLFCLGFGNDVDYSFLDVMSKQNKGVARRIFEGSDADIQLQGFYEEVANPLLSEVDLRYPDNTVDFLTTNHYSQLFNGSEIVVAGRLMDNDLDNFMVEVFGQGFEEDFRVQGQASAVDWNVIYPDEEYIFGDFTERLWAYLTIQQLLEKSKSGSPDEKTNATAKALDMSLKYSFVTPLTSMVVTKPETEDGTDSPLIADKLTEEQRQQAERVSHRYVPPAYHPPPPTYFVDGDPHFMIELPDRHDALCFNINDMPGTIFNLVRDPEQGILVNGETIGDKKIPPDGKINTYFWRFGIIHQTLGVRLEVSTQEISVLQDGKQVKVLWSDTAALKGPNMDLLLTKDRSLTVTLKDSVKFVVLLHKVWKKHPYHRDYLGFYTLDSHLLSPSVHGLLGQFYHGIEYEVSDLRPGEVPEKPDATMYVKGQELNVTRGWQRDFRRDVKNGENVPCWFIHSNGTGLIDGEAADYIVSGLFKTV, encoded by the exons gtGGAGGTGTACAGTGTGAAAGTGGACTGCACTGTGACGTCTCGTTTCGCCCACACCGTCATGACCTCCAAGGCTCGGAACAAAGCAAACTTCCCCCAAGAAATCTTCTTTGAAATGGAGCTGCCCAAGACCGCCTTCATCACCAACTTCAGCAT GGAAATTGATGGCCAGGTGTATGTTGGggaagtgaaagaaaaagagaaagccaAGAAACAGTATGAGAAGGCTGTTTCCTCTGGACAGACTGCTGGACTGGTCAA GGCATCTGGAAGAAAGATGGAGAAGTTTTCAGTGTCTGTCAACATTGCAGCTGAAAGTAACGTGACTTTTATTCTGACCTACGAGGAGCTCCTTCAGAGGAAACTGGGCCAGTATGAGATTCTGACTCGAGTTAAACCCCAACAACGGGTCCAGGATTTTCAG ataGTAACAAACATCTATGAGCCTCAGGGCATTTCTTATGTGGAAGCCCATGCAACCTTTCTCACCAATGAACTGCTCCCCCTGGTGGAGAAAGTGGTCACAGACAACAAG GCACACATCTCTTTCTCACCAACTATGGAGGAGCAGAGGAAGTGTCCAGACTGTGATGGGACACTCATCGACGGAGATTTTGTCATCAAGTACGACGTGAACCGAGCAAAGAGCCTCGGGGACATTCAG ATTGTGAATGGATACTTCGTGCACTTCTTTGCTCCCCCTGACCTGCCCAGAGTCCCAAAAAATGTGGTGTTTGTGATTGACAGGAGTGGATCAATGAGTGGGAGAAAGATACAACAG ACACGACAGGCATTGCTGGCCATCCTCAAAGACCTCCACGAGGAGGACCACTTTGCTCTCATCCCATTTGATAGCAATGTTGAGTTTTGGAGGGAATCACTTACCAAAGCAACCAAGGAAAACGTGGCTGAAGCAATGACATATGTCAGAGGGATACATGACCGCGGAT CAACCAATATGAATGATGCACTGTTGAGAGGTGCGGAAATGCTGGTCAAAGACAGGCAGGAGAAGAAGCTCCCAGAGAGGAGCGTCGATATGATTATTTTACTGACTGATGGAATGCCAGACGGGG GAAGGTCTCAGCTCCCGATTATTCAGGAGAATATGCGATCGGCTATTGGAGGAAACATGTCTCTGTTCTGTCTTGGATTTGGAAATGATGTGGATTATTCCTTCCTGGATGTGATGAGCAAACAAAACAAGGGAGTGGCCCGCAGAATCTTTGAGGGTTCAGATGCAGACATTCAACTTCAG GGTTTCTATGAGGAGGTGGCCAACCCTCTGCTTTCAGAGGTGGACCTGCGTTATCCTGACAACACAGTGGACTTCCTGACTACTAACCACTACAGCCAGCTGTTTAACGGCTCAGAGATCGTGGTGGCTGGTCGGctgatggacaatgacctggaCAATTTCATGGTGGAAGTGTTCGGCCAGGGG tttGAGGAGGACTTCAGGGTGCAGGGTCAGGCCAGTGCTGTGGATTGGAATGTGATATACCCAGATGAGGAGTACATCTTTGGAGATTTCACAGAGCGTCTGTGGGCCTACCTCACCATCCAGCAGCTACTGGAAAAGAG CAAGAGCGGTTCCCCAGATGAGAAAACCAACGCCACAGCCAAGGCCCTGGACATGTCTCTGAAGTACAGCTTTGTCACCCCTCTCACCTCCATGGTGGTCACCAAGCCTGAAACTGAGGATGGAACAGACAGCCCTCTCATTGCTGACAAGCTGACTGAGG AGCAAAGACAACAGGCAGAGAGAGTGT CACATCGATATGTACCCCCTGCATATCACCCACCACCACCCACATATTTTG TGGATGGAGATCCTCATTTCATGATAGAGCTTCCTGACAGACACGACGCCCTGTGCTTCAATATCAACGACATGCCAGGAACCATTTTCAACCTGGTCAGAGACCCAGAACAAG GTATTTTGGTCAATGGCGAGACCATTGGAGACAAGAAGATTCCCCCTGATGGTAAAATTAACACCTACTTTTGGCGTTTCGGCATCATCCACCAGACTCTGGGGGTGAGGCTAGAGGTGAGCACTCAGGAGATCTCAGTGCTCCAGGATGGCAAACAAGTCAAAGTGCTGTGGTCTGATACAGCTGCTTTAAAAGGACCCAA caTGGATCTCCTCTTGACCAAGGATCGCAGCCTAACGGTTACTCTAAAGGATTCAGTCAAGTTTGTGGTCCTGCTTCACAAAGTGTGGAAGAAGCACCCGTACCATCGGGACTACTTGGGTTTCTACACCCTGGACAGCCACCTCCTGTCCCCTTCTGTTCACGGCCTGCTAG GTCAGTTCTACCATGGGATTGAATATGAGGTGTCAGACCTGCGTCCAGGTGAAGTCCCAGAGAAACCAGATGCCACCATGTATGTGAAAGGACAGGAGCTCAATGTGACCAG AGGCTGGCAGAGAGACTTCAGGAGGGATGTGAAGAACGGAGAAAATGTTCCCTGCTGGTTTATTCACAGTAATGGAACCGGCCTCATCGATGGAGAGGCTGCAGACTACATTGTGTCAGGcctttttaaaacagtttaa